The genomic DNA GATAAAAAGATAAATGAAGTATTCACGGAAGAATTCTTCAAATCAAATTTTTGGTTATATTGGGCTACTATGTTTGCCTTTGAGCCTTGGGCATCTGCTATGGAAATGCGAAGATATCTTTTGCGTTTCGTGCATCATATCGCGACACTTTCCAATATGTCAGCCCTGAGATTCACCAAATATAATCAATACGACTCATTGATTCTTCCTTTAGAAACATTTTTGAAAGAACAGGGAGTTACATTTCAATATAACAGCAAAGTAAGCAATGTTATTATTGAAAACTTTGGAAATAAAAAAACAGCAAAAAAAATTCTGCTGATTGAAAATGACACTGAAAAAACTATTGAACTAACCGAAAATGATTTGGTTTTCATTACGAATGGTTCTATAACAGAAAGCTCAACTTACGGAACAAATACAGAGCCCGCCCCTGTTCCTACTGAAATCGGGGGAAGCTGGCAGCTCTGGAAAAATTTAGCAGCTCAGAACAGTGACTTTGGCAGACCGGAAAAGTTTTGCGAAAATATTCCGGAAGCTAATTGGGTCATTTCGGGAACAATTACCTTAACAGACGACAAAGTAATACCATATATTGAAAAAATAAGTAAAAAAAATCCTCACAGCGGTTCTATTGTAACCAGCGGACCGGTAACCATAAAAGACTCCAATTGGTTATATGGTTACTCAATAAGCCGCCAGCCTGTGTTTAAAACACAAAAGTCGAATGAAACAATTGTGTGGGTATACGGTTTGTTTTCGGATAAAATCGGAAACTATATAACAAAAAAAATCACAGAGTGCAACGGTATTGAATTATGTGCAGAATGGCTTTATCATATCGGCGTTCCTGAAAAGGACATTATGGATATCGCTACAAACTATGCAAATACAGTTCCCTGCTATATGCCTTATATTACAAGCTATTTTTGCCCTCGTGCCTTAGGAGACAGACCTTTGGTTGTCCCTGAGGGTTCTGTAAATCTGGCATTCATAGGAAATTTTGCTGAAACGGAAAAAGATACTGTTTTTACAACAGAATATTCTGTACGAACGGCTATGGAAGCAGTCTACCAATTCTTGGATATTCAACGCGGTGTGCCGGAGGTCTTTGCTTCATCCTTTGATGTGAGAAAGCTATTGAATACTTTATATTATCTCAACGATCAAAAGAGCTTGGATGAAATCAAAAAACCTCTGCGGGATTCTATATTGGAAAAATATGTTATTAGAAAAATTAAAGGTACATATATTGAAGAAATCTTCAAAGATGAAAAATTAATATAGGTTGTGCTGGATAATTTTAAAAAGAATTGATTTGTCATGAAACAGAGTAAAAATGTAATTCATGAATTAAAAATGCGGAAAGAAAAAATCTGTATGTAAATGGAAAATAAAATTAGCAGTTTATACTTGCAAAAGAAAGAAGAGGTTTGTGTCTCAGCTTTCATTATTGACAAAACCCGGCTATGCAGTACAGTATTTAAACAAAAGAATTTGGAATTTGACTTATGGTGCAGGATGTTTTTAGTTATAGCTGAATAAGAAATC from Sebaldella termitidis ATCC 33386 includes the following:
- a CDS encoding oleate hydratase, yielding MYYTNGNYNAYMKPQKPKNIDGKSAYIVGAGLAGLAAAVFLIRDGQMEGKRITIFEELPVSGGSMDAILKPERGYVMRGGREMEEHFETLWDLFRSIPAQETPGASILDEYAWENQNDPSFSYARIIENKGQRVSDDGQLTLSQKAIREILDLALTEEKDLQDKKINEVFTEEFFKSNFWLYWATMFAFEPWASAMEMRRYLLRFVHHIATLSNMSALRFTKYNQYDSLILPLETFLKEQGVTFQYNSKVSNVIIENFGNKKTAKKILLIENDTEKTIELTENDLVFITNGSITESSTYGTNTEPAPVPTEIGGSWQLWKNLAAQNSDFGRPEKFCENIPEANWVISGTITLTDDKVIPYIEKISKKNPHSGSIVTSGPVTIKDSNWLYGYSISRQPVFKTQKSNETIVWVYGLFSDKIGNYITKKITECNGIELCAEWLYHIGVPEKDIMDIATNYANTVPCYMPYITSYFCPRALGDRPLVVPEGSVNLAFIGNFAETEKDTVFTTEYSVRTAMEAVYQFLDIQRGVPEVFASSFDVRKLLNTLYYLNDQKSLDEIKKPLRDSILEKYVIRKIKGTYIEEIFKDEKLI